The candidate division TA06 bacterium DNA window GTCCCACGTGGGTGATCTTGTCGTAACTGTTTTCCAAGGTATTCTTGAAGAACACCGCGTCGGCCGGCCGGGGCGGCATATCTCTGTAGGCTAAGTTCCGGTCGTTCAGGGTCAGGTACAGCGACTCCGAAAGGGAGCAGCCCTGGCGGACAAAGTTGTATTTTATCCTGCGGCCCATCACGGCATATACTCCGTTGACAAAACCGGAGCAGTCGTTCTTGAACCTTCCGTCCATCTCGGTTAGTCCTTTTGCTCCTATGAGGCTTTTGGCATATTTGACCAGGGCCTGCCGTGTTTGCGTCTCATCTCCGACAGGTTCTTTTCTTGGGACATACGCCGGGGAACAGGACACCGCCAGCACGGTCGTCAAAAGCAAAATTCTCCGACGCCAGCGCCTCATATTTTCCCCCCGAAGGGAACATCTATGCGATATCTGGGTTTGGACATCAAATC harbors:
- a CDS encoding CHAP domain-containing protein; this encodes MRRWRRRILLLTTVLAVSCSPAYVPRKEPVGDETQTRQALVKYAKSLIGAKGLTEMDGRFKNDCSGFVNGVYAVMGRRIKYNFVRQGCSLSESLYLTLNDRNLAYRDMPPRPADAVFFKNTLENSYDKITHVGLVEEVLEDGTVVILHYGSGRVGRLKMNLRHPYDHKDDRGEIINDYLRKSGGRQTRDDLAGALFFMFGNLFRFTEQ